The nucleotide window AAAACGTATAGTAAGAGAATTACACGACACCATGTGAAACTACGAGCTAAGCTGCTATAGAATACATGGAATCAGGCACACGCAGGAATACACTAAATTAGCGAGCTCTCAAACATGCAGGCACTGCAGCCCAGTGTACCAAACAGTATGTCAAACCATAATTTGCAACTAAAAAATAAAATCAAGAAAGGGATAGAATGGATTCCGAGCCAGTTATGACCGTCCGCAAAAGGATACTTATCAAATTATGATCCAAACCAGTTATGTTAGCCCAGCACATTTGAAATACAGTCGATGGTAGAAATGGCAAAATCTAAACATTAGTGCAAACATCAATGATGTAATGCACATGCATCAGTCATTCGGGTAACCCAAAAGCATGCTATTAATACTAATTCCTGAATGCCACAATTTGCTGAATCCAGCAGAACACCTTCAAAACCACGCATCCCCTGACTCAAATTTAAGAAGACCAGCAGCAGCTTTTCAATGACTAAAGTTGCAGTTCATTCATACTGAAAACTTCTTTCTTTTAATTAGCAAGTACACAGTATATGAATAATAGCTTACTACAACAGACGATACCAAATCTTACAGATAGATTCCTTGTTCCTGTCTATGGGAGGCGGCCACGGTTGAGCAGTCCAAGCGTGTGTCGCGCAGCCTCGACGAGGTCCCGGATGTTGTGGAGCGACCTCTCCTCGGCGCCGAAGATGAAGATGGCCCGGCACTCAGCCTTCTTGGCCAGCCGCGCCGCGTGCCCAAGCGGCAGCTCCGGCGAGTTGAGCGCCCGCAGGATCTGCCGGTACAGCGACAGCACCACCGGCCTGTTCCGCGCCAGATCCTCCGCCGTCGCCCAGATCagcccgctgccgccgccgcccttcgCCATTCTTCCGGCGCCGTGGTCACCTCGTCGCACTGCCAACGGTACcgacagggggggggggggggggggacctgGGCCCAGGCCAAGATTTCATCTCAGGCGACTGATCCCGCAGGCCCACTCAAGGCCACGAGCTCTTTGCGCCGTCCGATTGCAACAGACGGCTGCGCTTCATTCTCGGAGCAACAAAATcgagcagctgcagctgcagccggCACCCTAAGCCCTAGGCCATTTCTTACCCTTCATCACTCCCCCGCTTTTCTCGCGAGccacagcagccgccgccgcagtGAACGGCGACGCCATGACGAGGGCGCGAGGTGTGGTACCGTAGACAGCTGCTTCTGTACTCATGAACTCTCTGCTTCCTGAGTGTCTCCTCTTTCTTTTCGTCTATGGCTTTTGATGCAAAGCGCCTCTGCTTGAGGACGCCGCCCGTGGTCCAGCAGAGGCTTCATGAGTACAACAGAGAGCAGTTGTCGCCGCGTGTTGCATCAAAAGCCATAGATGACAAGAAAGAGGAGACACCCAGAAACTGAGGTTTACGAGTAGCTTTCTTATTTGGCGTATTGCTGATACCTTCTG belongs to Miscanthus floridulus cultivar M001 chromosome 4, ASM1932011v1, whole genome shotgun sequence and includes:
- the LOC136550364 gene encoding uncharacterized protein, with amino-acid sequence MAKGGGGSGLIWATAEDLARNRPVVLSLYRQILRALNSPELPLGHAARLAKKAECRAIFIFGAEERSLHNIRDLVEAARHTLGLLNRGRLP